The Mytilus galloprovincialis chromosome 4, xbMytGall1.hap1.1, whole genome shotgun sequence genome contains a region encoding:
- the LOC143073396 gene encoding F-box/WD repeat-containing protein 1A-like yields MSSGETNMETCTSSDERIDIKRPEMTQLLKTQTSVQPELSEDYLKDRDPCVKQFEHWTEYEQVTFVQHLLSRMCHFQHGQINAFLKPMLQRDFISALPAKGLDHIAETILSYLDAKSLCSAELVCKEWHRVISEGMLWKKLIERMARTDTLWRGLAERRGWIQFLFKPKPGEPLKDHKFYRNLYPQIIEDIDRIETNWKTGRHTLKRIHCRSETSKGVYCLQYDETRIISGLRDNTIKLWDRNTLECVQVLTGHTGSVLCLQYDDNIIISGSSDSTVRVWDVRTGEMTNTLIHHCEAVLHLRFCDGIMVTCSKDRSIAVWDMQSPSEINLRRVLVGHRAAVNVVDFDEKYIVSASGDRTIKVWSTSSCEFVRTLNGHKRGIACLQYRDRLVVSGSSDNTIRLWDIECGACLRVLEGHEELVRCIRFDNKRIVSGAYDGKIKVWDLAAALDPRAPAGTLCLRTLVEHSGRVFRLQFDEFQIVSSSHDDTILIWDFLNVEPPEGTSRSPVRTYTYVSK; encoded by the exons ATGTCTTCAGGAGAAACAAATATGGAGACATGTACTTCGTCCGACGAAAGGATAGACATCAAACGG ccTGAGATGACTCAATTATTAAAGACACAGACTTCAGTTCAACCTGAGCTTTCTGAGGACTATTTAAAGGATAGAGATCCTTGTGTTAAACAATTTGAACACTGGACAGAGTATGAACAAGTTACTTTTGTTCAGCACTTGTTATCACGAATGTGTCATTTCCAACATGGACAGATTAATGCATTTCTTAAACCTATGTTACAAAGAGATTTTATTTCTGCATTACCAG CAAAAGGTTTAGACCATATAGCAGAGACTATATTATCCTACTTGGATGCCAAATCATTGTGTTCTGCCGAACTTGTATGTAAAGAATGGCATCGTGTTATATCAGAAGGAATGTTATGGAAAAAATTGATAGAAAGAATGGCACGAACAGATACACTCTGGAGAGGTCTCGCTGAAAGAAGGGGCTG GATACAGTTCTTGTTTAAGCCTAAACCTGGTGAACCATTAAAAGAtcataaattttacagaaatcTCTATCCACAAATTATAGAAGACATTGAT agaATAGAAACAAATTGGAAGACAGGTCGTCACACATTAAAGCGCATACACTGCCGGAGTGAGACAAGTAAAGGTGTTTATTGTTTACAATATGATGAAACCAGAATTATCAGTGGATTAAGAGATAACACAATTAAG TTATGGGATCGTAACACGTTAGAATGTGTACAAGTATTGACGGGTCACACTGGTTCTGTCTTGTGCCTACAGTATGATGATAATATAATAATATCAGGCTCCAGTGATTCAACTGTCAG AGTGTGGGATGTAAGAACTGGGGAGATGACTAACACACTTATTCATCATTGTGAAGCTGTATTACATTTAAGATTCTGTGATGGCATCATGGTAACATGTTCAAAA GACAGATCAATAGCTGTTTGGGACATGCAGTCACCGTCAGAAATAAACCTGAGAAGAGTGTTAGTAGGACATCGGGCAGCAGTAAATGTTGTAGATTTTGATGAGAAATATATCGTCTCTGCTTCAGGGGACAGAACAATCAAG GTATGGAGCACATCATCTTGTGAGTTTGTTAGGACATTAAATGGTCACAAACGAGGTATTGCCTGTTTACAGTACAGAGATAGACTTGTTGTCAGTGGCAGTTCAGACAATACAATCAG gTTGTGGGACATTGAATGTGGTGCTTGTCTACGTGTATTAGAAGGACATGAAGAATTAGTTAGATGTATAAGATTTGATAATAAACGTATTGTCAGTGGTGCCTATGATGG AAAAATCAAAGTATGGGATCTTGCAGCTGCCTTGGACCCACGAGCTCCAGCAGGAACTCTCTGTCTCAGAACACTTGTG GAACATTCAGGGAGAGTATTTCGTCTACAGTTTGATGAATTCCAAATAGTGAGCAGTTCACACGACGACACAATATTAATTTGGGACTTTTTAAACGTAGAACCACCAGAAGGCACCTCTCGATCACCTGTACGAACCTATACTTATGTGTCAAAGTAG